In the Clostridium cellulovorans 743B genome, ATGAAGATTTAAGTACTATTTTAGAAGCAGCAAAACATGCACCAAGTGGTGGAAATTCTCAATGTTGGCATTTTACTGTGATTCAAAACCAAGAAATCCTTAAAAAGTTAAACTATTTAGTAAGAGAGGCTTTTGCTAAGGTGGTAGTTGACGAAAATACATATAAAAGTATTAGAACTGGTAAAGCAGCAGCACAAAATGAAAATTATTGCTTTTACTACAATGCACCAACCTTAATTATAGTATCTAATGAAATAAATTACGGAAATGCTATGGCTGATAGTGCATGTGCTATAGAAAATATGCTTTTAGCAGCAAATGCCTTAAGTTTAGGCTCATGTTACATAAATCAAATAA is a window encoding:
- a CDS encoding nitroreductase family protein, producing MDIIIENILTRRSTRKFKVDQIRDEDLSTILEAAKHAPSGGNSQCWHFTVIQNQEILKKLNYLVREAFAKVVVDENTYKSIRTGKAAAQNENYCFYYNAPTLIIVSNEINYGNAMADSACAIENMLLAANALSLGSCYINQIRWFYEDEAMRKVLTEIGIPENHQVCGSVALGYNDGLIPATKKIKEGTVTFIR